The sequence TTAATCCGTAAGAGAATTATAGTTTTGGGCTCATTCAAGTTTAAATATTCAGAGTAATTGCATCATTAGCTCATGtagcattttttttctttttctttttgtccatattttttaattgtggATAATATAATCtttttccaattccaattataccattctaataaatatatatacacaatcacttttcttttaatatatatagactACATCTACAAACATTCGTTTCGTAAACTTCAAAATTGAATTACTGAAAAACTGAGCGACCTAAATTAATTTCTGCATCGGCCCAATAGGATCCCATATTTGCATAAATTTATGTGTAGTATTTGGCCCAACAGAGAAACGCCCAAATACACCTAAAACCCTACTTTATTTAGCTTAACGCCACGCCACGCCAATACGCCAttgcctcctctctctctctctctttctctctcccgtCTCGCCCCGATTCAACAGCAAAGATGGTATTTTTGTCGCGGTTCTTGCGAATTTCTCTAGCTGATGACGATTGATTTTTCGCTAATTTGATTAAATTGCTGCTTGTTGATAGGTTCTCTCGAACGACTACGATTTGCTCAACCCACCGGCGGAGCTTGAGAAAAGGAAGCACAAGCTTAAGCGCCTTGTGCAATCTCCCAACTCTTTCTTCATGGTAACCTCTCTTCAATTTCGGTTTCGTTTTCGCTAATTTGATATGGTTTTTAGTTTTTTCTGTCATTGTTTTTTATTGGTTTTTTGTAATTGTTGTAGGATGTCAAGTGCCAGGGTTGTTTCAATATGTAAGTTGCATCGGATTTTGTAAACTGGATAATTGGATTTGTGAAATTGTGAATCAAGTTTGTTGAATTATTTGTGAGATTTTGAGTGATTGTTGATCTGTGTGAATGTGTGCAGAACCACTGTGTTCAGCCACTCCCAAACAGTTGTTGTGTGCGGAAATTGCCAGACGGTGCTGTGCCAACCGACTGGCGGCCGCGCCAGGCTCACCGAGGGCTGCTCCTTCCGAAGAAAGGGCGATTGAGGAATGGATTCTGGTTTGGTGTTTTCATtttcatcattcaagacatGCTATGTTTCTTTATGTAACCTTTTAAGTTAATTCAATCTAGATTCGGATTATGTTATATTATCATTGACCCTGTGAGGTTTATCTACTTTTTGCTTAGTTGATTGAGATCAAGTTTTGAACTTGTAGCTTCGAAGGTTTGCATTTCCCATTAGAATTATTTAGTGACTCTTGTGGTATTTGGTTGCTAGCTGCAGCTTGTTCTTCAATTGTGATTTGTTTGGCGAGATCTAGTTTATTCAGCCATGATACGAAACCTTTGATGCCAATGTGTTATTGTGTCTGCCTAAAAATTTGGTGCATATAGGCGTCATGTAACTTTTAAGGCAGTGCAGTCTTTTTATTGTTGTGATATGCTTTGTTGCTGCATTTTATATGTTGCACACGGTGTTAGcacctttttttttatagaatatattagagcatctccaacgcTCGTTGCGAAGGAGGCGTCGACCCAGTGCTTCCTCAGCTGCTCCACGTTGGAGaaccggggggggggggggggggggggtcgaAGCCGATGCTTGGCGGAGACCCAGGGCGAAGAGGACAAATGGTTGGGATGCgccccatttaaaaaaaaatcgaaatttgcTTAAATTTGATGCTCGAAAATTTGAGATGCTAAAAAATTTGGGGAATAAATATGCAGAGAAACTAAACTTGAGATGCTCGGAAATTTGGGGAAGAAAGAGATAGTGGGGCGGTGGGTGGGTTGAGTAAATAACCATTTTTAttgtttgttttcttattttggtttttaattattttaatttttttcacaaGATGGTTagttattgtaatatttttaattttaaaattttatattttattttaattgatgcaatattgaatatttaattttaataaaattttaaattaaaatttaaattatgtaatttttatttttattgtaatgttgaattttaattttaatgaaatttggaatttaaaaataaaagtgtaaatATGTGAATTTTGTGAAAATGGGGATTTAAGACACACTCTAA comes from Salvia miltiorrhiza cultivar Shanhuang (shh) chromosome 3, IMPLAD_Smil_shh, whole genome shotgun sequence and encodes:
- the LOC131015870 gene encoding 40S ribosomal protein S27-2 isoform X2 — protein: MVLSNDYDLLNPPAELEKRKHKLKRLVQSPNSFFMDVKCQGCFNITTVFSHSQTVVVCGNCQTVLCQPTGGRARLTEGCSFRRKGD
- the LOC131015870 gene encoding uncharacterized protein LOC131015870 isoform X1, producing MVLSNDYDLLNPPAELEKRKHKLKRLVQSPNSFFMNHCVQPLPNSCCVRKLPDGAVPTDWRPRQAHRGLLLPKKGRLRNGFWFGVFIFIIQDMLCFFM